Proteins co-encoded in one Papaver somniferum cultivar HN1 chromosome 5, ASM357369v1, whole genome shotgun sequence genomic window:
- the LOC113282577 gene encoding phytoene synthase 2, chloroplastic-like — MSCALLYVVSPNTEISKFISYGLPDYSIKAALSSNFDGRIKGKKKGTRWSSFSFTSDLKYTCLSGGGSDNAGTFPVVSSLVANSAAEVAVSSEQRVYDVVLKQAALVKEQLGSSGQIDVKPDIVVPGTLSLLSEAYDRCGEVCAEYAKTFYLGTLLMTPEKRKAIWAIYVWCRRTDELVDGPNASHITPKALDRWESRLEDLYAGRPYDMLDAALSDTVQKFPVDIQPFKDMIEGMRLDLKKSRYQNFDELYLYCYYVAGTVGLMSVPVMGIEPESKATTESVYGAALALGIANQLTNILRDVGEDARRGRVYLPQDELMQSGLSDEDIFAGKVTDKWRSFMKKQIKRARMFFDEAESGVTQLSASSRWPVWASLLLYRQILDEIEANDYNNFTKRAYVSKAKKVVALPVAYAKSILGSTKKTPQTLQASKK; from the exons ATGTCTTGTGCTTTGTTATATGTAGTTTCACCAAATACAGAGATCTCAAAATTCATTTCATATGGATTACCTGATTATTCCATTAAAGCTGCTTTGAGTTCAAATTTTGATGGGAGAATTAAAGGGAAGAAGAAAGGAACAAGATGGAGTTCTTTCTCTTTTACTTCAGACTTGAAGTATACTTGCTTGAGTGGTGGAGGGTCAGACAATGCTGGGACTTTCCCTGTTGTGTCCAGTTTAGTTGCAAATTCAGCAGCTGAAGTTGCAGTTTCTTCAGAGCAAAGGGTTTATGATGTTGTGCTTAAGCAAGCAGCTTTAGTTAAGGAGCAATTGGGGTCTTCTGGGCAAATTGATGTCAAGCCTGATATTGTTGTTCCTGGGACTCTAAGTTTGTTGAGTGAAGCTTATGATCGGTGTGGGGAAGTCTGTGCTGAATATGCTAAGACCTTTTATTTAG GTACATTGCTCATGACACCTGAGAAGCGTAAAGCTATTTGGGCAATCTATG TGTGGTGCAGGAGAACAGATGAGCTTGTTGATGGGCCTAATGCTTCTCACATAACACCCAAGGCATTGGACAGGTGGGAGTCAAGGTTGGAGGATTTGTACGCAGGTCGTCCATATGATATGCTTGATGCAGCCTTATCCGACACAGTTCAAAAATTTCCTGTCGATATACAG CCTTTTAAGGACATGATTGAAGGCATGAGACTGGACCTTAAGAAGTCAAGATACCAGAACTTCGATGAACTCTACCTTTACTGTTACTACGTAGCAGGAACTGTTGGTTTAATGAGTGTTCCTGTAATGGGCATCGAACCTGAATCAAAAGCCACAACGGAGAGCGTTTATGGTGCTGCTTTGGCATTAGGAATTGCAAATCAACTAACCAACATTCTTAGGGATGTCGGAGAAGA CGCAAGAAGAGGAAGGGTTTATTTACCACAAGATGAGCTGATGCAATCCGGGCTTTCGGATGAGGACATATTTGCTGGTAAAGTAACAGACAAGTGGAGAAGTTTCATGAAAAAACAAATTAAACGGGCAAGAATGTTCTTCGATGAAGCAGAGAGTGGAGTAACACAGCTCAGTGCATCTAGTAGATGGCCG GTTTGGGCCTCATTGTTACTGTATCGCCAAATATTGGATGAGATTGAAGCCAATGATTACAATAACTTCACGAAGAGAGCTTATGTAAGTAAAGCAAAGAAGGTAGTAGCATTGCCAGTTGCTTATGCGAAATCTATTTTGGGATCTACTAAAAAAACACCACAGACCTTACAAGCATCGAAGAAATAG
- the LOC113282579 gene encoding uncharacterized protein At4g15970-like isoform X2 — translation MRIVGGGGITTVGRLKRRSKMMIIHNSDSVGGLLFRRTLTLILFFAFVGVPSLYLYSAVYHPFDFHSSSNNLLTGSAFSYNINHSEDSDEVRLERVLKEASMGQRTVILTTLNEAWAAPALDQKAYSRCLAVHSHCFPLSTQGVDFSKEAYFMTPDYLKMMWRRIAFLLSVLEMGYNFIFTDADIMWFRDPFPRFYPDADFQIACDLFFGSSYDLQNRPNGGFNYVKSNNRTIEFYKFWYSSRDIHPGYHDQDVLNMIKFDPFIMEIGLKMRFLNTAYFGGFCESSKDLNQVCTMHANCCLGLDNKVHDLKIMLDDWRKFLSLPQTLKRSNQSAWRVPQNCSLASLHTNNLPMENVEEGVVVEIGDTQN, via the exons ATGAGGATAGTTGGTGGAGGAGGAATTACTACTGTTGGAAGGCTAAAACGAAGGTCTAAAATGATGATAATTCATAATTCTGATAGTGTCGGTGGTCTTTTATTTCGACGGACACTGACATTGATACTGTTTTTTGCGTTCGTCGGAGTTCCTAGTTTGTATCTTTATTCAGCAGTCTATCATCCTTTTGACTTTCATTCTTCGTCAAATAATCTTCTCACTGGTTCTGCTTTCTCTTACAACATCAATCATTCTGAG GATAGTGACGAAGTTAGGTTGGAAAGAGTTTTAAAAGAGGCATCAATGGGTCAAAGAACTGTAATCTTAACTACGTTAAATGAAGCATGGGCAGCTCCAG CTTTGGACCAAAAGGCATATAGTCGTTGCTTGGCTGTTCATAGCCACTGCTTTCCTCTTTCTACCCAAGGAGTTGATTTCTCTAAGGAGGCTTATTTTATGACCCCCGACTATCTGAAGATGATGTGGAGACGAATAGCATTTTTATTGTCTGTTCTTGAGATGGGATACAACTTCATTTTCACG GATGCTGATATCATGTGGTTCCGGGACCCGTTTCCACGATTTTATCCAGATGCAGATTTCCAGATCGCATGTGATCTCTTCTTCGGCAGTTCTTACGACCTACAGAACCGACCAAATGGTGGGTTTAACTATGTTAAGTCCAATAACCGAACAATAGAATTCTACAAGTTTTGGTACTCCTCAAGAGATATCCATCCAGGATACCATGACCAGGATGTGCTTAATATGATCAAATTTGATCCATTTATTATGGAGATCGGACTGAAAATGAGGTTCTTAAATACTGCTTACTTTGGCGGGTTTTGTGAGTCAAGCAAAGATTTAAATCAAGTATGTACCATGCATGCAAATTGTTGCTTGGGTTTGGATAATAAGGTTCACGATTTGAAGATCATGCTCGATGATTGGAGAAAGTTTTTGTCTTTGCCTCAAACTCTGAAGAGATCAAATCAATCTGCTTGGCGGGTACCGCAAAATTGCAG CCTTGCATCTCTCCACACGAATAACTTGCCGATGGAGAATGTAGAAGAAGGAGTAGTAGTAGAAATAGGAGACACACAAAACTAA
- the LOC113282579 gene encoding uncharacterized protein At4g15970-like isoform X1, with product MRIVGGGGITTVGRLKRRSKMMIIHNSDSVGGLLFRRTLTLILFFAFVGVPSLYLYSAVYHPFDFHSSSNNLLTGSAFSYNINHSEDSDEVRLERVLKEASMGQRTVILTTLNEAWAAPGSIFDLFLESFRIGDNTSKLLNHLVIIALDQKAYSRCLAVHSHCFPLSTQGVDFSKEAYFMTPDYLKMMWRRIAFLLSVLEMGYNFIFTDADIMWFRDPFPRFYPDADFQIACDLFFGSSYDLQNRPNGGFNYVKSNNRTIEFYKFWYSSRDIHPGYHDQDVLNMIKFDPFIMEIGLKMRFLNTAYFGGFCESSKDLNQVCTMHANCCLGLDNKVHDLKIMLDDWRKFLSLPQTLKRSNQSAWRVPQNCSLASLHTNNLPMENVEEGVVVEIGDTQN from the exons ATGAGGATAGTTGGTGGAGGAGGAATTACTACTGTTGGAAGGCTAAAACGAAGGTCTAAAATGATGATAATTCATAATTCTGATAGTGTCGGTGGTCTTTTATTTCGACGGACACTGACATTGATACTGTTTTTTGCGTTCGTCGGAGTTCCTAGTTTGTATCTTTATTCAGCAGTCTATCATCCTTTTGACTTTCATTCTTCGTCAAATAATCTTCTCACTGGTTCTGCTTTCTCTTACAACATCAATCATTCTGAG GATAGTGACGAAGTTAGGTTGGAAAGAGTTTTAAAAGAGGCATCAATGGGTCAAAGAACTGTAATCTTAACTACGTTAAATGAAGCATGGGCAGCTCCAGGttctatttttgatctctttctGGAGAGCTTCAGGATAGGAGATAACACTAGTAAACTTTTGAATCATTTGGTGATTATAGCTTTGGACCAAAAGGCATATAGTCGTTGCTTGGCTGTTCATAGCCACTGCTTTCCTCTTTCTACCCAAGGAGTTGATTTCTCTAAGGAGGCTTATTTTATGACCCCCGACTATCTGAAGATGATGTGGAGACGAATAGCATTTTTATTGTCTGTTCTTGAGATGGGATACAACTTCATTTTCACG GATGCTGATATCATGTGGTTCCGGGACCCGTTTCCACGATTTTATCCAGATGCAGATTTCCAGATCGCATGTGATCTCTTCTTCGGCAGTTCTTACGACCTACAGAACCGACCAAATGGTGGGTTTAACTATGTTAAGTCCAATAACCGAACAATAGAATTCTACAAGTTTTGGTACTCCTCAAGAGATATCCATCCAGGATACCATGACCAGGATGTGCTTAATATGATCAAATTTGATCCATTTATTATGGAGATCGGACTGAAAATGAGGTTCTTAAATACTGCTTACTTTGGCGGGTTTTGTGAGTCAAGCAAAGATTTAAATCAAGTATGTACCATGCATGCAAATTGTTGCTTGGGTTTGGATAATAAGGTTCACGATTTGAAGATCATGCTCGATGATTGGAGAAAGTTTTTGTCTTTGCCTCAAACTCTGAAGAGATCAAATCAATCTGCTTGGCGGGTACCGCAAAATTGCAG CCTTGCATCTCTCCACACGAATAACTTGCCGATGGAGAATGTAGAAGAAGGAGTAGTAGTAGAAATAGGAGACACACAAAACTAA
- the LOC113282581 gene encoding major latex protein 146-like, giving the protein MAGAVTGGTGTCLKGTLSFKTEVHCSADKYYSMYKHEVTELPKIMPFVYGDIQVIEGDGVSVGSVKQWNYVLEGKPHCVKEKVTEMDDEKRRITHDLFEGEVMNVYKKFAVTLHVKPKKGDIEGNVVKWSVEYEKLNEDSPTPLSYLDVLDKITRDLNAHLCQ; this is encoded by the exons ATGGCTGGTGCTGTTACTGGTGGTACTGGTACTTGTTTGAAAGGGACACTATCCTTCAAAACAGAAGTCCACTGCTCTGCTGATAAGTATTATTCAATGTACAAACATGAAGTCACCGAACTTCCAAAGATCATGCCGTTTGTCTATGGTGACATCCAAGTTATTGAAGGAGATGGAGTTAGTGTTGGCTCCGTCAAGCAGTGGAACTATGTTCTCG AGGGAAAACCACACTGTGTGAAGGAAAAAGTAACAGAGATGGACGATGAAAAGAGAAGGATAACTCACGATCTATTCGAAGGAGAAGTGATGAACGTATATAAGAAGTTTGCAGTGACACTGCACGTCAAACCGAAAAAGGGTGATATAGAAGGGAATGTAGTGAAATGGAGTGTCGAGTATGAGAAGCTGAACGAGGATTCGCCAACTCCACTTTCATACCTTGATGTGCTCGATAAGATTACCAGAGACCTAAATGCTCACTTGTGTCAGTGA
- the LOC113282580 gene encoding superoxide dismutase [Fe] 3, chloroplastic-like codes for MEACCCKNPFSVDSHLLATSFSTSFNSQKLLPKKGMFHKTRRNSRIVAYHGLTTPPYKLDALEPYMTRETLEMHWGKHHRNYVDGLNKQLSDNKSLYGYTLDELVNVTYNFGNPLPEFNNAAQVWNHEFFWESMQPDGGKIPGEGVIQQIEKDFGSFTNFREKFVEAALSQFGSSWVWLVLKTTEKRLEIVKTSNAINPLISGDIPIISLDVWEHAYYIDYKNDKAKYVDVFLNHLVSWSAATARMVRAEAFVNLGEPKIPVA; via the exons ATGGAGGCCTGTTGTTGTAAGAACCCTTTCTCTGTTGATTCTCATCTTCTGGCAACCAGTTTTTCAACCTCCTTCAACTCTCAAAAGCTTCTTCCCaag AAAGGAATGTTTCATAAGACTAGAAGGAATTCAAGGATTGTAGCTTACCATGGTCTCACAACACCTCCTTATAAACTT GATGCGCTGGAACCATATATGACCCGGGAGACACTTGAAATGCATTGGGGAAAACATCATCGTAATTATGTGGATGGTTTGAATAAACAACTCTCAGATAACAAGTCACTGTATGGTTATACCTTGGATGAGCTTGTGAATGTTACATACAATTTTGGGAACCCATTACCAGAGTTCAACAATGCTGCTCAG GTTTGGAATCATGAGTTCTTTTGGGAATCGATGCAACCAGATGGTGGTAAAATACCCGGAGAAGGTGTCATTCAGCAGATTGAAAAGGACTTTGGTTCTTTCACTAATTTTAGAGAAAAATTTGTAGAAGCTGCTTTGTCTCAGTTTGGTTCTAGTTGGGTTTGGCTTGTCT TGAAAACTACAGAGAAAAGGCTCGAGATAGTTAAAACGTCAAATGCCATTAATCCGCTCATATCTGGCGATATT CCCATCATCAGTTTGGATGTGTGGGAG cATGCATACTATATAGACTACAAG AATGACAAAGCGAAATACGTGGATGTTTTTCTGAACCATCTTGTATCATGGAGTGCAGCAACAGCACGCATGGTTCGGGCAGAAGCATTTGTAAATTTAGGCGAACCAAAAATTCCTGTTGCTTGA
- the LOC113282582 gene encoding 40S ribosomal protein S14-2-like isoform X2, translated as MSRRKVREPKEETVTLGPSVRDGEYVFGVAHIFASFNDTFIHVTDLSGRETLVRITGGMKVKADRDESSPYAAMLAAQDVAARCKELGVTALHIKLRATGGNKTKTPGPGAQSALRALARSGMRVGRIEDVTPIPTDSTRRKGGRRGRRL; from the exons ATG TCGAGAAGAAAGGTTAGAGAACCCAAAGAAGAAACTGTTACACTAGGACCATCAGTAAGAGATGGAGAATATGTTTTTGGGGTTGCACATATTTTTGCATCATTTAATGACACTTTCATT CATGTGACTGATCTGTCTGGAAGAGAAACCCTTGTTCGTATCACTG GTGGGATGAAGGTCAAAGCAGATAGGGATGAATCCTCTCCTTATGCTGCCATGCTTGCAGCACAAGATGTTGCTGCACGATGCAAG GAGCTTGGAGTTACTGCTTTGCATATTAAGCTTCGTGCAACAGGAGGAAACAAGACAAAGACACCAGGTCCAGGTGCTCAGTCTGCTCTTAGAGCACTTGCTCGTTCTGGCATGAGAGTTGGCCGCATTG AGGACGTTACTCCAATTCCAACTGACAGCACTCGCAGAAAGGGTGGTAGAAGAGGAAGGAGACTGTAG
- the LOC113282582 gene encoding 40S ribosomal protein S14-2-like isoform X1 — protein MMQSRRKVREPKEETVTLGPSVRDGEYVFGVAHIFASFNDTFIHVTDLSGRETLVRITGGMKVKADRDESSPYAAMLAAQDVAARCKELGVTALHIKLRATGGNKTKTPGPGAQSALRALARSGMRVGRIEDVTPIPTDSTRRKGGRRGRRL, from the exons ATGATGCAGTCGAGAAGAAAGGTTAGAGAACCCAAAGAAGAAACTGTTACACTAGGACCATCAGTAAGAGATGGAGAATATGTTTTTGGGGTTGCACATATTTTTGCATCATTTAATGACACTTTCATT CATGTGACTGATCTGTCTGGAAGAGAAACCCTTGTTCGTATCACTG GTGGGATGAAGGTCAAAGCAGATAGGGATGAATCCTCTCCTTATGCTGCCATGCTTGCAGCACAAGATGTTGCTGCACGATGCAAG GAGCTTGGAGTTACTGCTTTGCATATTAAGCTTCGTGCAACAGGAGGAAACAAGACAAAGACACCAGGTCCAGGTGCTCAGTCTGCTCTTAGAGCACTTGCTCGTTCTGGCATGAGAGTTGGCCGCATTG AGGACGTTACTCCAATTCCAACTGACAGCACTCGCAGAAAGGGTGGTAGAAGAGGAAGGAGACTGTAG